From one Blastocatellia bacterium genomic stretch:
- the asnB gene encoding asparagine synthase (glutamine-hydrolyzing), with translation MCGIAGIIGGDPSTREASARRMLAALARRGPDGEGLESWPDATLGHRRLAIIDLSDAGRQPMLTHDGEIGVVFNGEIYNFRELRDDLIARGYHFRSHTDSEVLLHGYREWGLENLVTRLRGMFAFGLWDNPTRKFYLVRDRLGVKPLLYLLRDGQLAFASTARALRDAGLAGEIDERAVAEFLHFGFVTDARSIYKNVIKVPAGAIVEFANGHLQTRAYWQLPAVDADSSISFRDAVEETERLLLDAVAARLYADVPVGSLLSGGVDSSLVCWATAKLGAQVTAYTVSTPGDVWDEAADAVATARLLKLNHRVVEVSAAQAPDVTELVNAYGEPFACASALGMLRVSEAVAPAAKVLLTGDGGDDVFLGYEGHKHFWMAERLAARLPDQSNKWWLALRDRMPRIGPMGRAASFIDYATGGLGGVAQARDGLQLYQRAGLLGARLQDATIDQLAIPRSIESARSLLAEFLLYDRDTRFTGEYLTKVDGATMHHSVEARSPFLDAHLWEFAARLPFAVRLHGGQLKAILREIARRHLGERVAGGRKRGFGIPVQRWLAGRWRERVAASFTDSLLASEGWLRSDGLLAELDKAARAGFAPNQLWYGYVLESWLRHERSAASASLAATQSAPTAWLLT, from the coding sequence ATGTGCGGCATTGCGGGCATCATCGGCGGCGACCCATCCACGCGCGAAGCATCGGCGCGGCGCATGCTCGCGGCCTTAGCGCGGCGCGGGCCGGACGGCGAAGGATTAGAAAGCTGGCCTGATGCGACGCTTGGGCATCGCCGGCTGGCGATCATCGATCTGAGCGACGCGGGCCGTCAGCCGATGCTCACCCATGACGGTGAGATCGGCGTCGTCTTCAACGGCGAGATTTATAACTTCCGCGAGCTGCGCGATGATCTCATCGCGCGCGGCTATCACTTCCGCAGCCACACCGATTCCGAAGTCCTGCTGCATGGCTATCGCGAGTGGGGCCTTGAAAATCTTGTGACCCGACTTCGCGGTATGTTTGCCTTCGGCTTATGGGACAACCCAACCCGCAAGTTCTATCTGGTGCGCGACCGCCTCGGCGTCAAGCCGTTGCTTTACCTTCTGCGCGACGGCCAACTGGCTTTTGCCTCGACGGCGCGCGCCTTGCGCGACGCAGGGCTTGCCGGCGAGATTGACGAGCGCGCCGTTGCCGAGTTCCTCCACTTCGGTTTCGTCACCGACGCGCGCTCGATCTATAAAAACGTCATCAAAGTGCCCGCCGGCGCGATTGTCGAGTTTGCCAACGGTCATCTTCAAACACGCGCTTACTGGCAACTGCCCGCCGTAGACGCCGACTCGTCCATCTCGTTCCGTGATGCGGTCGAAGAGACTGAGCGGTTGTTGCTCGACGCGGTCGCGGCGCGTCTCTATGCCGATGTGCCGGTCGGCTCGCTGCTCAGCGGCGGCGTCGATTCGAGTCTCGTCTGCTGGGCGACCGCGAAGCTCGGCGCGCAGGTCACGGCTTACACCGTCAGCACGCCGGGCGACGTGTGGGATGAAGCGGCTGACGCGGTGGCGACGGCCCGTTTGCTCAAGCTGAATCACCGCGTCGTCGAAGTATCAGCCGCGCAAGCGCCCGACGTGACCGAGCTGGTCAACGCCTACGGCGAGCCGTTCGCCTGCGCCTCGGCGCTCGGCATGCTGCGCGTTTCCGAAGCGGTCGCGCCGGCGGCGAAAGTGCTGCTGACGGGCGACGGCGGCGATGATGTCTTTCTCGGATACGAAGGCCACAAACATTTCTGGATGGCCGAGCGGCTGGCCGCGCGCCTGCCGGATCAGAGCAACAAGTGGTGGCTGGCGTTGCGCGACCGCATGCCGCGTATCGGGCCGATGGGCCGCGCCGCCTCATTCATTGATTACGCGACCGGCGGGCTCGGCGGTGTGGCGCAGGCGCGCGACGGCTTGCAGTTATATCAGCGCGCCGGCTTGCTCGGCGCGCGATTGCAGGATGCCACCATAGACCAGCTTGCCATCCCTCGGTCAATTGAATCGGCGCGCAGCCTGCTCGCAGAGTTCTTGCTCTACGACCGCGACACGCGCTTTACCGGCGAATATCTGACCAAAGTAGACGGCGCGACCATGCATCATTCAGTCGAAGCGCGCTCGCCATTCCTCGACGCACACCTCTGGGAGTTTGCCGCCCGCCTGCCCTTCGCCGTTCGGCTGCACGGCGGCCAACTGAAAGCCATCCTGCGCGAGATTGCCCGGCGGCATCTCGGCGAGCGCGTCGCCGGCGGGCGCAAGCGCGGCTTTGGCATCCCTGTGCAACGCTGGCTCGCCGGCCGCTGGCGCGAACGCGTCGCCGCGAGCTTCACCGATAGCCTGCTGGCAAGCGAAGGCTGGCTGCGCTCGGACGGCTTGCTCGCCGAGTTAGACAAAGCGGCGCGCGCAGGTTTCGCGCCGAATCAGTTGTGGTACGGCTACGTTCTGGAATCGTGGCTCAGACATGAACGCAGCGCCGCAAGCGCATCGCTCGCGGCGACTCAATCTGCCCCCACCGCATGGCTGCTCACCTAG